Proteins encoded in a region of the Oscillatoria nigro-viridis PCC 7112 genome:
- a CDS encoding DNA/RNA non-specific endonuclease, translated as MDKSSIYLPGEPNPTERSFIIDKSLPPNFNRVSSNDYDSAVPLGYVQGHQTPLAARSITIKDKRAVNLMTNIVPQQKEHNSTNLWEKFENYGQDFALNGKEVYVINGIDGIKDSFDAGGKAIQIPANLWKVMLVLDKPDADPSTTPAYAVGFYYPNQDPGNVATKWRNKDWSKIEDRTQRPIWSLEEIENQIGYNLFPLLPQEIKQEIKDVKYIFPSRKSIEKTWGSLPWKSNPPPPPEDPTDPEEESESE; from the coding sequence ATCGATAAATCATCGATATATTTGCCAGGTGAGCCTAATCCTACTGAGCGATCTTTTATTATAGACAAAAGCCTTCCACCCAATTTTAATCGGGTAAGTAGTAATGATTACGATAGCGCAGTCCCCTTGGGTTACGTTCAAGGTCATCAAACACCTCTAGCAGCTCGCAGCATTACGATAAAAGACAAGAGAGCTGTCAATCTGATGACTAATATCGTTCCACAACAAAAGGAGCATAATAGCACAAACTTGTGGGAGAAATTTGAAAACTACGGGCAAGATTTTGCACTAAACGGTAAAGAAGTCTATGTCATTAATGGCATTGATGGAATCAAGGATAGTTTTGATGCGGGCGGTAAAGCTATTCAAATTCCTGCTAATTTATGGAAAGTAATGCTGGTTTTGGATAAGCCTGATGCAGACCCCAGCACAACTCCCGCATATGCGGTTGGTTTTTATTATCCAAATCAAGACCCTGGTAACGTTGCCACAAAGTGGAGAAATAAGGATTGGAGTAAGATAGAGGATCGCACTCAACGTCCCATCTGGTCTCTTGAAGAAATAGAAAACCAGATCGGTTACAATTTATTCCCTCTTCTTCCTCAAGAAATAAAACAAGAGATCAAAGATGTCAAATACATCTTTCCCAGTCGAAAATCTATTGAAAAGACTTGGGGTAGCCTTCCTTGGAAATCAAATCCACCCCCACCTCCAGAAGACCCTACAGATCCAGAAGAGGAATCTGAGAGTGAATAA
- a CDS encoding pentapeptide repeat-containing protein, with the protein MTDITAEHLLSSYAAGKRYFSRANLSGIDLSGANLPGIDFECSNLSGANLSGANLSGASLRESILHEVNLERANLSDAKLIRVESHNANWRRVYLDGANLQNAYLKSVDLEGATFRGAQLNRITFSECNMRNINLEGAIWNDSNGGGIWNVDLTGAIGFDPDDIAGNNVILPDGEFLKDAWEFIKRNGKLDRPRRLNQPSDFD; encoded by the coding sequence ATGACTGATATAACTGCCGAGCATTTGCTAAGTAGCTATGCTGCCGGAAAAAGGTATTTTAGTAGAGCTAACTTGAGCGGGATTGATTTGAGCGGAGCTAACTTACCTGGAATTGACTTCGAGTGTAGTAATTTGAGTGGTGCTAATTTGAGTGGTGCTAATTTGAGCGGGGCTAGTTTGAGAGAGAGCATCCTTCACGAAGTTAACTTGGAAAGAGCTAATTTGTCTGATGCCAAGTTGATACGTGTTGAGTCTCACAATGCCAACTGGAGGAGAGTGTATTTGGATGGTGCTAACCTGCAAAATGCTTACTTAAAATCTGTCGATTTGGAAGGCGCTACTTTCCGAGGTGCTCAACTAAATCGCATAACTTTTTCCGAGTGTAACATGAGAAATATTAATCTGGAGGGAGCGATATGGAATGATTCTAACGGTGGGGGTATATGGAATGTTGATTTGACGGGAGCCATCGGTTTCGATCCAGACGATATTGCTGGAAACAATGTCATCCTTCCTGATGGAGAGTTCCTCAAAGATGCTTGGGAATTCATTAAGCGAAACGGAAAGTTAGATCGTCCCCGACGGCTCAACCAGCCATCGGATTTTGATTAG
- a CDS encoding DUF4114 domain-containing protein produces the protein MLDEIANSQPYSTQGAGHFQSNINTPTNLSITTTANLPSPGTFLVDNQGQVRFDYQFDGGYFTGEVGIFSLAGMSAFTPGTPEFIAEASRRVLSNSTDGHIVISDSTESAKFTGAMPFDGDWGSGEYQGIKTFNMTPGDTFAVMLVPNATIQSSLQSSYSGNWFPSHRPLFSIATANPNDTAHLLQIADITGTGNTFALEDMSPPNSDRDYNDLIFKISGATGNAPLLDTVINPDREWRNTTLGQQLLAEANPPNSDNNPPVVSPTSTRTYTELETTISLDNLATDAEGDPLTISVQGPVNGTVIFNPLTNKASFKPATGFSGIASFDFLASDAFGSSTPARVTVNVSDVPLLNLDFVKRNPSLNAGENTELIVLGDFADQKGVVLPDSYLTYTSINPEVAPIDAAGKVTGLTNGTSILSASRNNLQAVTPIRIGTMPAPTTDAQLHQILAELYGLDPYPDAVSLSVGATRKLSLGLNPGLSEVNLTAASTGTRYFSNNSNILRVSPDGTITAVGVGDAAVTAIYGAAEATIPVRVEAPRSGPATVGAAGGVVLSSDGELMVMMPPGALNSDTNVSIASKNRSELSLPVPTGFEFAGAFNLNFGDNSLEQPVQLAVPAPEGLPAGTEVYFMRKGALPDETGVWKPIWLQEESGVVGDDGTIRTSSPPYPGVVRPGEYMVVYSSPTGSATLVKGKLTINYDFPLAFFGIIDPLGGIGQLIDSSNFVTNFGFTVSDDISSVKVIAIPKVGLPIVTELGVQRNSNGVATLEANLNRAC, from the coding sequence TTGTTAGACGAAATTGCCAACAGTCAACCTTATTCAACACAGGGTGCAGGCCACTTCCAAAGCAATATCAATACCCCAACAAATCTCTCAATAACAACAACAGCCAATTTACCAAGCCCCGGCACTTTCCTTGTAGATAACCAAGGACAAGTCAGATTTGACTATCAGTTTGACGGCGGCTACTTTACTGGCGAAGTCGGAATTTTCAGCCTAGCCGGAATGTCCGCATTCACACCCGGAACTCCAGAATTCATCGCCGAAGCATCCCGTAGAGTTTTAAGCAATTCCACCGACGGACATATTGTCATCAGCGACAGTACAGAATCCGCAAAATTCACCGGTGCGATGCCGTTCGACGGGGATTGGGGCAGCGGCGAATATCAGGGTATAAAAACCTTCAACATGACACCTGGAGATACCTTTGCCGTGATGTTAGTCCCCAACGCTACAATACAATCATCCCTCCAATCCTCGTATTCGGGAAATTGGTTCCCCTCACACCGTCCCTTATTCAGTATCGCCACAGCCAATCCCAACGATACCGCTCATCTGCTACAAATAGCCGACATTACCGGCACCGGCAACACCTTCGCCCTGGAAGATATGTCGCCTCCTAACTCGGACAGAGATTACAATGACCTAATCTTTAAAATTAGTGGCGCAACCGGAAACGCACCGCTGCTAGATACAGTCATCAATCCTGACAGAGAATGGCGCAATACGACTCTAGGACAGCAATTGCTCGCCGAAGCCAATCCCCCGAATTCTGACAACAATCCGCCCGTTGTTTCACCAACAAGCACTCGGACTTATACAGAATTAGAGACAACTATTTCATTAGACAATCTTGCCACAGATGCAGAGGGCGACCCTCTCACAATTAGCGTCCAGGGTCCAGTAAACGGCACAGTAATTTTCAATCCCTTAACTAACAAAGCATCCTTTAAACCAGCAACTGGTTTCTCTGGAATTGCCAGCTTTGATTTCCTTGCCAGCGACGCTTTTGGGAGTTCAACTCCCGCGCGAGTCACAGTCAATGTCAGCGACGTTCCCCTGCTGAATCTAGATTTTGTGAAGCGAAATCCGAGCCTCAATGCAGGAGAAAATACGGAATTGATTGTGCTCGGAGACTTTGCCGACCAAAAAGGTGTAGTGCTGCCAGATTCTTATCTAACTTACACTTCAATAAATCCAGAAGTAGCACCAATAGACGCAGCCGGGAAAGTGACAGGTTTAACCAACGGTACTTCAATTTTGAGCGCAAGTCGCAACAACCTGCAAGCTGTCACCCCAATTCGGATTGGGACGATGCCAGCACCCACAACAGACGCTCAATTGCATCAGATACTAGCCGAACTATACGGACTAGACCCATACCCAGATGCCGTCTCCCTATCTGTTGGTGCAACCCGAAAACTCTCCCTCGGCTTGAACCCTGGGTTGAGCGAGGTCAACTTAACCGCAGCCAGTACGGGTACGCGCTATTTTAGCAACAACAGCAACATCTTGAGGGTCAGTCCCGACGGCACTATTACAGCAGTCGGCGTTGGCGATGCTGCGGTGACTGCGATTTACGGTGCAGCAGAAGCAACAATTCCAGTGCGAGTAGAAGCGCCGCGAAGCGGGCCTGCAACCGTGGGGGCTGCTGGCGGCGTCGTCCTCTCAAGCGACGGAGAACTTATGGTGATGATGCCTCCCGGCGCTTTGAACAGCGATACAAATGTCAGCATTGCCTCAAAAAATCGTTCCGAGTTATCGCTGCCAGTCCCGACTGGATTTGAGTTTGCCGGGGCTTTTAATTTGAACTTTGGCGATAACTCTCTGGAACAGCCCGTTCAATTAGCGGTGCCAGCACCAGAGGGCTTACCTGCGGGAACTGAGGTCTACTTCATGCGGAAGGGTGCGTTACCGGATGAAACTGGTGTCTGGAAACCAATCTGGCTTCAAGAAGAATCTGGTGTAGTTGGGGATGACGGCACGATTCGTACCTCTTCGCCACCCTATCCAGGGGTTGTCAGGCCAGGCGAATATATGGTTGTCTATTCAAGTCCAACTGGCAGTGCCACATTAGTTAAAGGCAAGCTAACCATTAACTATGATTTCCCCCTAGCATTTTTTGGCATCATTGACCCCTTGGGGGGTATCGGTCAGTTAATAGATTCAAGCAACTTTGTCACCAATTTTGGGTTTACAGTTTCTGACGACATCTCTTCAGTCAAAGTAATCGCGATCCCTAAAGTCGGATTGCCAATAGTTACTGAGTTGGGCGTCCAACGAAACTCAAACGGCGTTGCGACTTTGGAAGCCAACCTAAATAGGGCTTGCTGA
- a CDS encoding DNA/RNA non-specific endonuclease has protein sequence MKEVNLFVSTFEQGKGLLPWDKVVDLSDSALLPGFSETQKRELLSKPWNGYDDFNPNRILTATWKKDTNKWYGHDGITPLDQPLNDPANTSTNFTLPQSLTAGQNYNFAVESVSNSGAVTKDFGQFKTLPPVSNSPFSSVSVLTHGFTLLPNQSGIPDSFFQMANKIATVSGNTPENSGLIMRYDKPTGNWIPIDLQGRVITDLTEGLKTSETAYLSTLANNLKAGVFIDGKEIKYLNNNKPLVLLTEWSLDRESVIPDVGFSEGAADALFASMVQLDLALGGKVGEYENNQLQRLYDSQGNLIRQQGDLFNSPMHFMGFSRGTVVNSEIVQRLGTFFPQAGGTSMANRDLQMTTIDPHDFYQPSLNLRLPGFIETNFSDFYEPKIQVWNNVTFADNYYQTVADPNGGTATPNGRSLSQLPQEELDKNPKPAGLNFPKASGDTLGKADREILLGTRNGEPDRINSRIGFTKDDSIGGTHKRAFGWYAGTVDLDLEEVLLQYPHVEASENPQAVNDMLGKMGLPEMFDPNFPAAKPWYDNGNGEGVGEGWFYSVLGGGKEQRQYSPTGRVPVSFDNTLSAGMRGDYAVPTLFNGNFDQFIPNKSVAEDFGRNAISQVLPGWSFHNNSPQVTQGSTSNLLTVENLVDWRQVGSLQKHREKLGYDGSRPNYALELGSDESITHNRFVVPDWGVLRFDLHVPNPGNGKLKVFIKEANADGWTELNSVDLSLADDPHTLNPNDNNQYVRKNAIGYYDFKDGQYSDPYSYKLSYAREGFETFHLDVPNHLRGKPALLKFELEGNSLVYLDDVFFKSAHLKLDNPDNARPDASKNTNNYLIERPQYSLSYNNETKGANWVSWQLNKAWLGDVRRQRITGEPNNPDHPYVEQVPIVSYGNSYGRNYPPGFDDGGLDSNFPQSPDQVRPVDATFSPYDINNGNVVVYPWVPDGLLPANWVRTQGGDYRNNTLYVPGGFVQFADRRYEKGHLAPIEDRTRTFKDALSTYMTSNLLPFQHYVNKTPWKNFEEESNKFVQGNNAELYIIAGATGYNLDRKLPDPYPTEHPFQSHPDPLPGVVKNLVSLREQNGELIFDRDPLGRIRTRNGGNEGINFQWLTNPKQIGIPEFFWKVVVPLRPGQGIADLNEDTQPIAVIMPNIDARKFPDNQLILGNDTTLDLSRPGVWETYAVTVRDVEHLTGYNFFSGLPQELQDAIEEDRNTNFFLNPSP, from the coding sequence GTGAAAGAGGTCAATCTTTTTGTCAGTACCTTCGAGCAAGGGAAGGGTTTATTGCCCTGGGATAAAGTTGTCGATTTATCGGATTCGGCACTCCTTCCCGGATTCTCGGAAACACAAAAGCGCGAACTTCTCTCTAAGCCTTGGAACGGTTATGACGATTTCAATCCCAACCGGATTCTGACAGCGACTTGGAAGAAAGATACTAACAAGTGGTACGGCCATGACGGGATTACGCCTCTCGACCAACCTTTAAATGACCCCGCAAATACTAGCACTAACTTCACGCTACCTCAGAGTCTTACTGCGGGGCAGAACTACAATTTTGCTGTTGAATCTGTGAGTAATAGCGGCGCTGTGACCAAAGATTTTGGGCAGTTTAAAACCCTACCTCCTGTTAGCAACAGTCCTTTCAGCAGCGTGAGTGTGTTGACTCATGGTTTTACACTTTTGCCTAACCAGTCTGGGATTCCTGATTCCTTTTTCCAAATGGCCAACAAAATTGCCACTGTTAGCGGCAATACACCGGAAAACAGCGGGTTAATTATGCGCTACGACAAGCCTACAGGCAACTGGATTCCTATAGATTTACAGGGACGGGTGATAACTGATTTGACCGAGGGGCTTAAGACCAGCGAAACAGCTTATTTATCAACTTTGGCAAATAACTTAAAAGCCGGGGTATTTATAGATGGAAAGGAGATTAAATACCTCAACAATAACAAACCGTTAGTGTTGCTGACAGAATGGTCGTTGGACAGAGAATCTGTCATTCCTGACGTTGGCTTTTCTGAGGGCGCGGCTGATGCTTTGTTTGCTTCTATGGTGCAGTTGGATTTGGCATTAGGGGGTAAGGTTGGAGAGTACGAAAACAATCAACTCCAGCGGTTGTACGACAGCCAAGGAAACCTGATTCGCCAGCAGGGGGATTTGTTCAATTCGCCCATGCACTTCATGGGCTTCAGTCGGGGGACGGTTGTCAATAGCGAAATCGTACAGCGTTTGGGAACTTTCTTCCCCCAAGCTGGTGGAACATCTATGGCTAACCGAGACCTCCAGATGACAACAATCGACCCGCACGATTTCTACCAACCTAGTTTGAATTTACGATTGCCGGGCTTTATAGAAACAAATTTCAGCGATTTCTACGAACCCAAAATTCAGGTTTGGAATAATGTTACGTTTGCTGATAACTATTATCAGACTGTGGCTGACCCGAATGGTGGTACTGCTACTCCTAACGGTCGTTCTTTGAGTCAACTTCCACAAGAGGAGTTGGATAAGAATCCCAAACCTGCTGGACTGAATTTTCCTAAAGCGTCGGGCGATACTTTAGGGAAGGCAGACCGAGAGATTTTACTCGGTACTCGTAATGGGGAACCAGATCGGATAAATAGTCGGATTGGGTTTACTAAGGATGATAGTATTGGAGGGACGCACAAGCGAGCATTTGGATGGTATGCTGGGACGGTTGATTTAGACCTGGAGGAAGTTTTACTTCAGTATCCTCATGTGGAGGCCTCTGAGAATCCTCAAGCAGTTAACGATATGTTGGGTAAAATGGGTTTACCCGAAATGTTCGATCCGAATTTCCCGGCAGCTAAACCTTGGTATGATAATGGCAATGGTGAAGGGGTTGGTGAGGGTTGGTTTTATTCTGTTTTGGGTGGAGGTAAAGAGCAGCGTCAGTATAGCCCTACTGGGCGCGTTCCGGTGAGTTTTGATAATACTCTTTCTGCTGGTATGCGGGGAGATTACGCGGTTCCTACTCTGTTTAATGGCAATTTTGACCAGTTTATTCCGAATAAGAGTGTGGCTGAAGATTTCGGTCGAAATGCTATTTCTCAGGTCCTACCCGGCTGGTCTTTTCATAATAATTCGCCACAAGTTACTCAAGGTTCTACAAGCAATTTATTGACGGTAGAAAACTTAGTTGATTGGCGTCAAGTTGGCTCTTTACAAAAACATCGTGAAAAGTTGGGTTACGATGGTTCTCGACCTAATTATGCGTTAGAACTCGGCTCTGATGAAAGTATTACACATAACCGTTTTGTGGTACCTGACTGGGGAGTCTTGCGCTTTGACCTGCACGTACCCAATCCGGGTAATGGCAAACTAAAAGTATTTATCAAAGAAGCTAACGCCGATGGATGGACAGAATTAAATTCTGTTGATTTAAGCCTAGCTGACGATCCGCATACGCTCAATCCCAATGACAATAATCAGTATGTACGCAAGAATGCAATTGGCTACTATGATTTTAAAGACGGTCAATATAGCGATCCGTACAGTTATAAACTTTCATATGCCAGAGAAGGTTTTGAAACTTTTCATTTAGATGTGCCAAATCATCTGCGCGGTAAGCCAGCTTTACTGAAGTTTGAATTAGAAGGAAATAGCCTGGTTTATCTGGATGATGTATTTTTTAAAAGCGCTCATTTGAAGCTCGACAATCCAGATAATGCTCGACCTGATGCCTCAAAAAATACCAACAACTATCTCATTGAAAGACCGCAATATTCCTTGTCTTACAACAACGAAACTAAAGGTGCTAACTGGGTTAGCTGGCAATTAAATAAAGCATGGCTGGGAGATGTTCGACGCCAGCGCATTACCGGGGAACCTAACAACCCAGATCATCCATACGTGGAACAAGTTCCGATTGTAAGCTACGGAAATAGCTATGGAAGAAATTATCCCCCTGGCTTTGACGATGGAGGGTTAGATAGTAATTTTCCCCAAAGTCCTGACCAGGTTCGACCAGTTGATGCTACTTTCAGCCCTTATGACATAAATAATGGTAATGTAGTAGTTTATCCTTGGGTACCCGATGGGTTGCTACCTGCTAATTGGGTGCGAACTCAGGGAGGTGACTATCGGAATAATACGTTGTATGTACCGGGCGGGTTTGTGCAGTTTGCAGATAGAAGATATGAAAAGGGACACCTAGCGCCAATTGAAGATCGCACCAGAACTTTCAAAGACGCTTTATCAACATACATGACCTCAAATTTACTTCCCTTCCAGCATTATGTAAACAAAACTCCTTGGAAGAATTTTGAGGAAGAAAGTAACAAATTTGTCCAAGGCAACAACGCAGAGCTTTATATTATTGCTGGCGCGACTGGATACAACCTTGACAGAAAACTTCCTGACCCTTATCCAACAGAACATCCATTCCAGAGTCATCCAGATCCGCTTCCCGGAGTAGTAAAAAATTTAGTTTCACTAAGGGAACAGAACGGAGAATTAATCTTCGATCGAGACCCTTTGGGCAGGATTCGTACAAGAAATGGCGGTAATGAGGGAATAAACTTTCAATGGCTGACTAACCCAAAACAAATTGGAATTCCGGAGTTTTTCTGGAAGGTTGTCGTCCCCTTGCGCCCTGGTCAGGGAATAGCGGATCTTAATGAAGATACACAACCTATTGCTGTCATCATGCCTAATATAGACGCAAGAAAGTTCCCAGATAACCAACTAATATTGGGAAATGACACAACATTAGATCTTTCCAGACCGGGTGTGTGGGAAACTTACGCGGTAACAGTCCGCGATGTAGAGCATCTAACGGGTTATAACTTCTTCTCCGGACTTCCTCAAGAACTTCAGGATGCTATTGAGGAAGACCGCAACACCAACTTTTTCCTCAATCCATCTCCCTAA
- a CDS encoding pentapeptide repeat-containing protein produces the protein MNAEELLRRYAAGERDFAGVDLSGVDLNKAHLIDIDLSNANLINANFSYADLINANFSGANLSNANLNCIDLSDANLNNANLSDANLGGAQLINANLSGANLREAFFGGADLSKANLSSACLQNANLDSADLTDANLSGANLKNGCLCGIHCENTNLNGADLSNSDITEAGFYEATLIGTNLSNTMLHQTGFENSDLTGANFSGAIMDETSFDGSNLSHANLMGVQPEPSLMAKKVRLMGKGFEEAILCKTIMPDGSIRNDNCMPEQSNELI, from the coding sequence ATGAACGCTGAAGAATTGCTCCGACGGTATGCTGCTGGAGAAAGAGATTTTGCGGGCGTTGATTTGAGTGGTGTCGATTTGAACAAGGCTCATCTCATTGATATCGATCTCAGCAATGCCAATCTGATTAATGCTAACTTTAGTTATGCTGACTTGATTAATGCTAACTTTAGTGGTGCTAACTTGAGCAATGCTAATTTAAATTGTATTGACTTGAGCGATGCTAACTTGAACAATGCTAACTTAAGCGATGCTAACTTGGGTGGCGCTCAGTTGATTAATGCTAATTTGAGTGGTGCAAACTTGAGAGAAGCTTTCTTTGGAGGGGCTGACTTGAGTAAAGCTAATCTAAGTAGTGCCTGCTTACAAAACGCAAATTTGGACTCCGCTGACTTAACTGATGCCAACCTCAGTGGAGCTAATTTGAAAAATGGTTGTTTATGTGGGATCCACTGTGAAAACACTAACCTCAACGGAGCCGACCTCAGTAATTCAGATATCACTGAAGCTGGTTTTTATGAAGCGACTCTAATTGGCACAAACCTAAGTAACACCATGCTACATCAAACAGGGTTTGAAAATTCCGATCTTACTGGAGCTAACTTTAGTGGTGCAATTATGGATGAAACATCGTTTGATGGTTCAAATCTCAGTCACGCTAATCTGATGGGGGTTCAGCCAGAACCTAGTCTGATGGCAAAGAAGGTTAGGCTCATGGGGAAAGGGTTTGAAGAAGCTATCTTATGTAAGACTATCATGCCTGATGGTAGCATCCGTAATGATAATTGTATGCCTGAACAATCCAATGAGCTAATATAA
- the ltrA gene encoding group II intron reverse transcriptase/maturase yields the protein MYEWNDINWRKLERNVFKLQKRIYQASNRGDVKLVRRLQKLLISSWAAKALSVRRVTQDNQGKKTAGVDGVKSLTPKQRLALIDKISLGSKVKPTRRVWIPKPGTDEERPLGIPTMEDRALQALVKLVLEPEWEARFEPNSYGFRPGRSCHDAIGAIFSAVSQKSKYVLDADISKCFDRINHDVLLSKLNTYPTLRRQIRAWLKAGVMDGNKLFPTDEGTPQGGVISPLLANVALHGIEELIMGLAPKFEMRDSRGHTYGLRDKIKSISLIRYADDFVVLHEDVEVVKLCKVEIEKWLSDIGLELKPSKTRLAHTLNKLDDEKPGFNFLGFNIRQFPVGKHNSSKGTRGTLLGFKTIISPSKESQKRHYRKVAEVINKSRGLNQATLIKNLNPIIRGWCNYFSTVVSKKIFDRLWHLVVWKLLKWGRHRHRNKGRGWTRLKYFKTVEGNNWVFATGEGNNPLKLIQHSSTEIKRYVKVKGMASPYDGDWIYWSSRMGVHPEIPVRVAKLLKRQKGKCAHCDNYFKDGDSIEVDHIAPKSKGGKESYDNWQLLHRHCHDTKTANDGSLGNKSSCKSAKPKPPVEPSLWAWENDMLVMTY from the coding sequence ATGTATGAATGGAACGATATCAACTGGCGAAAGCTAGAGCGTAACGTTTTTAAATTGCAAAAGCGGATATATCAAGCGTCTAATCGTGGTGATGTCAAGCTAGTACGCAGACTCCAGAAACTGTTGATAAGTTCTTGGGCAGCAAAAGCATTATCGGTTCGTCGGGTAACACAAGATAATCAAGGAAAGAAGACGGCAGGCGTGGACGGTGTTAAATCGCTGACCCCAAAGCAACGTCTCGCACTGATAGATAAAATATCATTGGGTTCAAAGGTTAAGCCAACACGCCGAGTTTGGATACCCAAACCAGGGACAGATGAGGAAAGACCGTTAGGCATACCGACAATGGAAGACCGAGCCTTGCAAGCGTTAGTCAAACTGGTGTTAGAACCAGAATGGGAAGCGCGATTTGAACCTAACTCATACGGGTTCAGACCAGGACGCTCGTGCCACGATGCAATAGGAGCAATATTCAGTGCGGTAAGTCAGAAATCAAAATATGTGCTGGATGCCGATATCAGTAAATGCTTCGACCGCATTAACCATGATGTACTTCTCTCAAAATTAAATACCTATCCTACCCTACGGAGACAAATCCGGGCTTGGTTAAAAGCTGGTGTTATGGATGGAAACAAGCTGTTCCCAACTGATGAAGGGACACCACAGGGCGGGGTGATTTCACCTCTACTTGCCAATGTCGCCTTACATGGGATTGAGGAATTGATTATGGGTTTAGCCCCAAAATTCGAGATGAGAGACTCTCGTGGTCATACTTATGGATTACGAGACAAAATCAAATCGATTTCACTGATACGATATGCGGACGATTTCGTAGTTCTCCATGAGGATGTAGAAGTTGTGAAGCTGTGTAAGGTTGAGATAGAGAAGTGGTTAAGTGACATTGGGTTAGAATTAAAGCCGAGTAAAACAAGATTAGCCCACACCCTGAATAAACTAGATGATGAAAAACCTGGATTTAACTTTCTAGGATTCAACATCAGGCAGTTTCCAGTAGGAAAACACAACTCAAGTAAGGGAACTAGAGGCACTTTATTGGGCTTTAAAACTATTATCAGCCCTAGCAAGGAAAGTCAGAAAAGGCACTACAGAAAAGTTGCGGAAGTAATAAATAAATCGCGTGGGTTAAACCAAGCGACTTTAATAAAAAATCTCAATCCTATCATTAGGGGTTGGTGTAACTACTTCTCAACAGTCGTCAGCAAGAAAATATTTGATAGGCTGTGGCACTTAGTGGTTTGGAAGCTTCTCAAATGGGGTCGCCATCGTCATAGGAACAAGGGCAGAGGATGGACACGCCTTAAATACTTCAAAACCGTAGAAGGCAATAACTGGGTGTTCGCAACCGGAGAGGGTAACAATCCTCTAAAGCTCATACAACATAGTTCCACTGAAATAAAGCGCTATGTAAAAGTAAAAGGGATGGCATCACCCTATGACGGTGACTGGATATATTGGAGTTCAAGAATGGGAGTACACCCAGAAATACCCGTAAGAGTAGCCAAACTACTCAAGCGACAAAAAGGGAAATGCGCTCACTGCGATAACTACTTCAAAGATGGAGATTCGATAGAGGTTGACCACATCGCCCCCAAATCGAAAGGTGGAAAGGAATCGTATGATAATTGGCAGCTACTCCATCGACATTGCCACGACACAAAGACTGCCAATGATGGCAGTCTTGGTAACAAATCTAGCTGCAAAAGTGCTAAACCTAAGCCACCAGTGGAACCAAGCCTTTGGGCTTGGGAAAACGATATGTTGGTAATGACGTACTGA
- a CDS encoding pentapeptide repeat-containing protein, which yields MNAEELLRRYASGDRDFAEVDLSNVDLNKANLLDINLANANLINANLSYADLSGADLSNANSTNANLRCIDLINANLSNANLSEANLDGAQLINANFSDANLKGAWLEGADLSGANLSNACLENATLHYADATDANLSGANLKNGFLSRLNCENTNLTGADLSDADLGEAGFYEATLIGTNLSNTMLHQTGFENSDLTGANFSGAIMDETSFDGSNLSHANLMGVQPEPSLMAKKVRLMGKGFEEAILCKTIMPDGSVRNDNCTA from the coding sequence ATGAACGCTGAAGAATTGCTCAGACGGTATGCCAGTGGGGATAGAGACTTTGCTGAGGTTGACTTGAGTAATGTCGATTTGAACAAGGCAAATCTCCTTGATATCAATCTCGCCAATGCCAATCTGATTAATGCTAACTTGAGTTATGCTGACTTGAGTGGTGCTGACTTGAGCAATGCTAACTCGACCAATGCTAACTTGCGTTGTATTGACTTGATTAATGCTAACTTGAGCAATGCTAACTTGAGCGAGGCTAACTTGGATGGTGCTCAGTTGATTAATGCTAACTTCAGTGATGCTAACTTGAAAGGAGCTTGGTTGGAAGGGGCTGACTTGAGTGGAGCCAATCTAAGTAATGCCTGCTTAGAAAATGCAACTTTGCACTATGCTGACGCGACTGATGCCAACCTCAGTGGAGCTAATTTGAAAAATGGTTTTTTATCTCGCCTCAACTGTGAAAACACAAATCTCACTGGAGCCGACCTCAGCGATGCAGACCTCGGTGAAGCTGGTTTTTATGAAGCGACTCTAATTGGCACAAACCTAAGTAACACCATGCTACATCAAACAGGGTTTGAAAATTCCGATCTTACTGGAGCTAACTTTAGTGGTGCAATTATGGATGAAACATCGTTTGATGGTTCAAATCTCAGTCACGCTAATCTGATGGGGGTTCAGCCAGAACCTAGTCTGATGGCAAAGAAGGTTAGGCTCATGGGGAAAGGGTTTGAAGAAGCTATCTTATGTAAAACTATCATGCCTGATGGTAGCGTTCGCAATGATAATTGTACAGCTTGA